From the genome of Streptomyces sp. S4.7:
ACCTTCGACCGCCCCGCCGAGGACCACACCACCGTCGCCGAGCTGGCCATCGAGCGCGCCAAGCGCCTCGTGGAGCTGGGTCACGACGTGGTCGTCCTGCTGGACTCCATCACCCGCCTGGGCCGCGCGTACAACCTCGCCGCCCCGGCCTCCGGACGCATCCTGTCCGGTGGTGTCGACTCGACCGCGCTCTACCCGCCGAAGCGCTTCTTCGGTGCGGCGCGCAACATCGAGGACGGCGGTTCGCTGACCATCCTGGCCACCGCGCTCGTCGAGACCGGCTCGCGCATGGACGAGGTGATCTTCGAGGAGTTCAAGGGCACCGGCAACATGGAGCTCAAGCTCGACCGGAAGCTATCGGACAAGCGCATCTTCCCGGCGGTGGACGTGGACGCGTCCTCCACCCGTAAGGAAGAGATCCTGCTCGGCAGCGACGAGCTGGCCGTCGTCTGGAAGCTGCGCCGGGTGCTGCACGCGCTCGACCAGCAGCAGGCGATCGAGCTGCTGCTGGACAAGATGAAGAAGACGAAGTCGAACGCGGAGTTCCTGCTCCAGATCCAGAAGAATACTCCGTCGCCCGGAAACGGCAACGACTGACGTCCGATTGCAGAACTTCCGTATGGATCCGCCCCGTTGCTCCGGTGACGGGGCGGATTTCTGCATGTAATATCCGATGAGCCGTTCCATCCCCCCCACACGGCGCCAAACCAATTCCCTTGATTAGCGGGAGATTTGCGTGCGTGTGTCGCGTCATGGCCGACCCGTCTCGAAAATGCGAAGACTGATAGCCGCCGGTACGGCGGCACTTGCCGTTCTCGCCGGTGGACTCGTAACCACAGCTCAGGCCGCCGACGGCGGTGGCGGCAGTGAGAAGTTCCTGCCGCCCAAGGGCGCCGAGGTCGTCAGTTCCAAGGAAGTGTCTCCGCGAATCATCGGCGGAACGAACACTTCCATCAGCAGCGCCCCCTGGATGGTGCAGCTGCTTTTCGAGTTCGACAACGACGGTTACTTCTACTTCACCTGTGGCGGAACGCTCGTCGCTCCCAACAAGGTTCTCACCGCGGCGCACTGCGTCACCGACGAGAACGGCAAAGCGCTCGACATGGTCGGCCGCGGCATGATTCTGGCCGGCACAGCCAAGCTCGCCGGTGGTCCGAACGACGAGGGCACCGCGGTCAAGATCAGCCGCTCGTACTTCGCCGGCTCGTACAACGCGGAGAAGATCGACAACGACGTCGCTCTGCTGACGCTCGCCAAGCCGCTGACCAACACGCCGGCCCAGCCCGCGTCGTACGGCGACACCGCCCGCTACGCGCCGGGCACCACCGCCACCACCTACGGCTGGGGCATGACCGGCTCCGACCCGGACGTCGACACGCTGGCCGCGACCCTCCAGCGGGTGACCCAGCCGCTGAACTCGGACGCCGACTGCACCGAGAACCTCGACACCGTGCTCAACACCCCGGGCGCCTACAAGCCCGGCCACATGATCTGCGCTGGCGTGGGCGGCACGGGCGACAACAGCACGGGCAAGGCGACCTGTCCCGGTGATTCCGGCAGCCCGATGATGGTGAGCGGCCGGATCATCGGCATCACCTCATGGGGAGTCGCCACCCAGTCCGAGCTGTGCAACTACC
Proteins encoded in this window:
- a CDS encoding trypsin-like serine protease, with the protein product MRRLIAAGTAALAVLAGGLVTTAQAADGGGGSEKFLPPKGAEVVSSKEVSPRIIGGTNTSISSAPWMVQLLFEFDNDGYFYFTCGGTLVAPNKVLTAAHCVTDENGKALDMVGRGMILAGTAKLAGGPNDEGTAVKISRSYFAGSYNAEKIDNDVALLTLAKPLTNTPAQPASYGDTARYAPGTTATTYGWGMTGSDPDVDTLAATLQRVTQPLNSDADCTENLDTVLNTPGAYKPGHMICAGVGGTGDNSTGKATCPGDSGSPMMVSGRIIGITSWGVATQSELCNYQGTYDVYTKVSTYMPAIQPRIDDTSFSRDHRADPFARTTGSTGYTFTSSGEKLTRKAFAGSYGAYNYIVQTDLNRDGYEDLVARQASTGDVYWLHRSVSSATYVKTKLFSNWKTVRAIVAPGDVNGDGKGDIVSVTSAGTVMVYPGFGNGKFNTAVNSGTGYQVYNQVRGHGDFTNDGKTDLLVRRGGTNALYLVKGTGKSTAPFEAPVLVRADWSAYNLIVTPGDVNGDGKADVLVRTPGGSLSLLKGTGKATSEIFAAGVSLGTGWQSYYTIA